One region of Qipengyuania gaetbuli genomic DNA includes:
- the groL gene encoding chaperonin GroEL (60 kDa chaperone family; promotes refolding of misfolded polypeptides especially under stressful conditions; forms two stacked rings of heptamers to form a barrel-shaped 14mer; ends can be capped by GroES; misfolded proteins enter the barrel where they are refolded when GroES binds), whose translation MAAKEVKFASDARDRMLRGVDTLANAVKVTLGPKGRNVVIEKSFGAPRITKDGVTVAKEIELKDKFENMGAQMLREVASKQNDKAGDGTTTATVLAQAIVREGAKAVAAGMNPMDLKRGIDLAVGTVVKDLESHAKKVSANSEIAQVATISANGDETVGRILAEAMDKVGNEGVITVEEAKSLETELETVEGMQFDRGYLSPYFVTNAEKLKVELEDPYILIHEKKLSNLQALIPLLEQVVQSGKPLLIIAEDVEGEALATLVVNKLRGGLKVAAVKAPGFGDRRKAMLEDIAILTAGNVVSEELGTKLENVTIGMLGRAKKVIIDKDNTTIVDGAGNKADIDARVNQIRAQIETTTSDYDREKLQERVAKLAGGVAVIRVGGATEVEVKERKDRVDDALHATRAAVEEGILPGGGIALLRALKSLEGLKAANDDQQSGIDIVRRALRAPARQIAENAGEDGAYIVGKLLEGDDYNHGFNAATGEYEDLVKSGVIDPAKVVRTALQDAASVASLLITTEALVAELPKEDTPAPMPAMDF comes from the coding sequence ATGGCTGCGAAAGAAGTAAAGTTTGCGTCGGATGCGCGTGATCGCATGCTCCGCGGCGTGGATACGCTTGCAAATGCGGTCAAGGTAACTCTCGGCCCCAAGGGCCGCAACGTGGTGATCGAGAAGAGCTTCGGTGCTCCTCGTATCACCAAGGATGGCGTCACTGTCGCCAAGGAAATCGAACTCAAGGACAAGTTCGAAAACATGGGCGCACAGATGCTGCGCGAAGTCGCCAGCAAGCAGAACGACAAGGCGGGTGATGGCACCACCACCGCCACCGTTCTTGCCCAGGCCATCGTGCGCGAAGGTGCCAAGGCGGTTGCTGCCGGCATGAATCCGATGGACCTGAAGCGCGGTATCGACCTCGCCGTCGGCACCGTGGTCAAGGACCTCGAAAGCCATGCCAAGAAGGTGTCCGCCAACAGCGAAATTGCACAGGTCGCGACCATTTCCGCCAATGGCGACGAAACCGTCGGTCGCATCCTTGCTGAAGCCATGGACAAAGTCGGCAACGAAGGCGTGATCACGGTCGAGGAAGCCAAGAGCCTCGAAACCGAGCTCGAAACGGTCGAGGGCATGCAGTTCGATCGCGGCTATCTCTCGCCCTACTTCGTGACCAACGCCGAAAAGCTGAAGGTGGAACTCGAGGATCCCTACATCCTCATCCATGAGAAGAAGCTGTCGAACCTGCAGGCGCTGATCCCGCTGCTCGAACAGGTCGTGCAGTCGGGCAAGCCGTTGCTGATCATCGCGGAGGATGTCGAAGGCGAAGCCCTGGCTACCCTAGTGGTCAACAAGCTGCGCGGCGGCCTCAAGGTCGCGGCGGTCAAGGCACCCGGCTTCGGCGATCGCCGCAAGGCCATGCTGGAGGATATTGCCATCCTCACCGCCGGCAATGTGGTCAGCGAGGAACTCGGCACCAAGCTGGAAAATGTCACGATCGGCATGCTCGGCCGGGCCAAGAAGGTCATCATCGACAAGGACAACACCACCATCGTCGATGGTGCCGGTAACAAGGCCGACATCGACGCCCGGGTCAACCAGATCCGCGCCCAGATCGAGACCACGACCAGCGACTACGACCGTGAAAAGCTGCAGGAACGCGTGGCTAAGTTGGCTGGCGGCGTTGCCGTCATCCGCGTCGGCGGTGCGACCGAAGTCGAGGTCAAGGAGCGCAAGGACCGTGTCGACGACGCGCTGCACGCAACCCGTGCTGCTGTCGAGGAAGGAATCCTGCCAGGTGGCGGTATCGCCCTGCTGCGCGCACTCAAGTCGCTGGAGGGCCTCAAGGCCGCCAATGACGACCAGCAGTCGGGTATCGACATCGTGCGTCGCGCCCTGCGCGCCCCAGCTCGCCAGATCGCCGAAAACGCGGGTGAAGACGGTGCCTATATCGTCGGCAAGCTGCTCGAAGGCGACGACTACAACCATGGCTTCAACGCCGCGACCGGCGAATATGAAGACCTGGTCAAGTCGGGTGTCATCGATCCGGCGAAGGTGGTGCGCACGGCGCTGCAGGATGCGGCTTCGGTCGCCTCGCTGCTGATCACCACCGAGGCGCTGGTAGCCGAACTGCCCAAGGAGGACACGCCCGCACCGATGCCGGCGATGGACTTCTAA
- a CDS encoding DUF465 domain-containing protein produces the protein MTDRYLDYLSREHARLEDEIRLESKRPRPDEVLIARLKKLKLALKDQMQGWAPIPRAAIR, from the coding sequence ATGACCGACAGGTACCTGGACTATCTTTCACGCGAACATGCGCGGCTAGAGGACGAGATCCGGCTTGAAAGCAAACGACCCCGGCCTGACGAAGTTCTGATTGCCCGCCTGAAGAAGCTCAAACTGGCGCTCAAGGACCAGATGCAAGGCTGGGCTCCGATCCCGCGAGCAGCGATCCGTTGA
- a CDS encoding Hsp20 family protein: MRTAFDLTPYRRSTVGFDRLFDALENSFRAETQDSYPPFDIVRTGEDSYRITLAVAGFRPDEIDITAQQNQLVISGQKTQKDEDGVEFVHRGIAARAFERRFQLADYVEVRDANYEHGMLTINLQRIVPESLKPRKIAMRSREHVNDDTPQLTEDKAA; encoded by the coding sequence ATGAGAACTGCATTTGATTTGACCCCCTATCGCCGCTCCACGGTCGGCTTCGATCGGCTTTTCGATGCGCTCGAGAACAGCTTCCGCGCCGAGACGCAGGACAGCTATCCACCCTTCGACATCGTTCGAACCGGCGAAGACAGCTACCGGATCACTCTGGCGGTTGCCGGCTTCCGTCCGGACGAAATCGATATCACTGCACAGCAGAACCAGCTCGTCATTTCCGGTCAGAAGACCCAGAAGGACGAAGACGGTGTCGAATTCGTTCACCGCGGTATTGCCGCCCGCGCGTTCGAGCGCCGGTTCCAGCTGGCCGACTATGTCGAAGTGCGCGATGCGAACTACGAGCACGGCATGTTGACGATCAATCTCCAGCGGATCGTCCCTGAATCGCTCAAGCCCCGCAAGATCGCCATGCGAAGCCGTGAGCATGTCAATGACGACACGCCGCAGCTGACCGAAGACAAGGCGGCCTAA
- a CDS encoding Hsp20/alpha crystallin family protein has protein sequence MPSPPSIGRSLGWPRVELSENDKEIRVTAELPDIEEKDIEISLDDHQLVIRGEKKSETSDEERGYSERSYGRFERRIGLPSQIDEEKVEAAFRNGVLTVTVPRTAEAAKLRKTISINAG, from the coding sequence ATGCCCTCGCCGCCTTCCATCGGGCGCAGCCTTGGCTGGCCGCGGGTCGAGCTATCGGAGAACGACAAGGAAATCCGGGTCACGGCCGAGTTGCCGGACATAGAGGAAAAGGACATCGAAATCAGCCTGGACGATCACCAGCTGGTGATCCGGGGCGAAAAGAAGTCCGAAACCAGTGACGAGGAACGCGGCTATTCCGAACGCAGCTATGGCCGCTTCGAGCGTCGCATCGGCCTGCCCTCGCAGATCGACGAGGAGAAGGTTGAGGCGGCCTTCCGTAATGGTGTTCTCACCGTTACGGTTCCGCGCACCGCAGAAGCGGCAAAGTTACGCAAGACGATCTCGATCAACGCCGGTTGA